The Flavobacterium piscisymbiosum genome includes a region encoding these proteins:
- a CDS encoding TonB-dependent receptor plug domain-containing protein, with amino-acid sequence MTKLYFAALTLLSVSLQAQVQKDTINIDEVIIHENRFSTPISKKNRNVYVIDQATIAKLPGRSVQEILQYANGVDLRQRGPFGSQADVSVDGGSFEQTVVLINGTKIIDSQTAHNMLNLPIPVEVIERIEIIRGPAALTYGVNSLTGAINIITKKPTQSGFLVNTYAGSNFEKDTQDTGDTFYGTGIQVGGVLSKEKQQHSLFASHDKSNGYRYNTAFENNKIFYQGNYQLNNANEILTSFGYIKNGFGANGFYAAPGDKNSSEVVQTTFASVQSKHQLSEKWTLMPRVSYRYNYDDYRYYGISNLNAGRSQHYTNSVAAELNTTYKMEKGELGFGAEVRTEDISSSNIGDHNRDNYGIYLQYRTTFIDKLDVNFGTYVNYNSDYKWQAYPGLDASYAITDVFKIIGNIGTSQRIPSFTDLYLNQRPGNIGNANLDTENAFQSEIGFKYIKRDFSFNANYFFRKISNFIDWTRNVTTEPWQSNNYGNLNTNGFNLRTNYRVSFSNDSKLNINLAYSYLDFKFQDVISTVYAKYLVSSLEHQVTNTIDFQHKNFTALFATRFSQRVTGPSYWVNDFRVSQSIKKVTVYVDAQNIFNATYYEVGAVPLPSRWFSLGVKFVTF; translated from the coding sequence ATGACAAAACTTTATTTTGCTGCACTGACTCTATTAAGTGTTAGTTTACAAGCTCAGGTGCAAAAAGATACCATTAATATTGATGAAGTAATTATTCATGAAAACAGGTTTAGTACACCAATATCCAAGAAAAACAGAAACGTATATGTAATTGATCAGGCTACAATTGCAAAATTACCGGGACGATCCGTTCAGGAAATTCTGCAATATGCAAACGGAGTTGACCTGAGACAAAGAGGCCCTTTTGGAAGTCAGGCCGATGTAAGTGTAGACGGAGGAAGCTTCGAACAAACCGTTGTACTTATAAACGGAACCAAAATAATAGATTCTCAAACCGCGCACAATATGCTGAATCTGCCTATTCCGGTTGAGGTAATCGAAAGAATTGAAATCATTCGCGGGCCGGCTGCGCTTACCTATGGCGTAAATAGTTTAACCGGAGCGATTAATATTATTACCAAAAAACCAACGCAATCCGGGTTTTTAGTCAATACTTATGCAGGTTCGAACTTCGAAAAAGATACACAAGATACGGGCGATACCTTTTACGGAACCGGAATTCAGGTTGGTGGTGTTTTAAGCAAAGAGAAACAGCAACATTCGCTTTTTGCTTCGCACGATAAAAGCAACGGATACCGCTATAATACGGCTTTCGAAAATAATAAAATATTCTATCAGGGTAATTATCAGTTAAATAATGCCAACGAAATTTTAACTTCATTTGGTTATATCAAGAATGGTTTTGGTGCCAACGGATTTTATGCAGCGCCGGGAGATAAAAACTCAAGCGAAGTGGTACAAACAACTTTTGCATCGGTACAATCGAAACATCAGCTGTCTGAAAAATGGACTTTGATGCCTAGAGTAAGTTACAGATACAATTATGATGATTACCGTTATTACGGAATTTCGAACTTAAATGCAGGTAGGAGTCAGCATTATACCAACTCAGTTGCAGCAGAATTGAATACTACGTATAAAATGGAAAAGGGAGAATTAGGCTTTGGGGCCGAAGTGAGAACGGAAGATATTAGTTCGTCTAATATTGGAGATCATAATCGCGACAATTATGGAATTTATCTGCAATATAGAACGACTTTTATCGATAAGCTTGATGTAAATTTTGGAACCTATGTCAATTATAATTCTGATTATAAATGGCAGGCTTACCCAGGATTAGATGCAAGTTATGCCATAACAGATGTTTTTAAGATCATCGGAAATATTGGCACAAGCCAGCGTATTCCTTCGTTTACGGATTTATATCTTAACCAACGTCCGGGAAATATTGGTAACGCTAATCTGGATACCGAAAATGCTTTTCAGAGTGAAATAGGATTTAAATATATTAAGAGAGATTTTAGTTTTAATGCTAATTATTTCTTCAGAAAGATCAGCAATTTTATCGACTGGACAAGAAACGTAACAACTGAGCCTTGGCAAAGTAACAATTACGGAAACCTGAATACCAATGGTTTTAATCTACGTACCAATTACAGAGTGAGTTTTTCTAATGATTCTAAGTTGAATATCAATCTGGCATATTCTTATCTTGATTTTAAATTTCAGGATGTAATTTCGACTGTTTATGCGAAGTATTTGGTTTCATCTCTGGAACATCAGGTAACCAATACAATAGATTTTCAACATAAAAATTTTACCGCTTTATTCGCAACCCGTTTCAGTCAAAGAGTAACCGGACCATCTTATTGGGTAAATGATTTTAGAGTAAGTCAATCGATCAAAAAAGTAACGGTATATGTAGATGCTCAAAACATTTTTAATGCGACTTATTATGAAGTAGGTGCGGTGCCGCTTCCTTCAAGATGGTTTAGTCTTGGAGTGAAATTTGTAACTTTCTAA
- a CDS encoding PLP-dependent aminotransferase family protein, which yields MDSPVQIPFKSFIQLKPEETTALYLQIVFEFIKAIQIGLLPEGTKLPGTRILCKVLEVNRNTLIKAFQDLELQGWIEILPNKGTFILSEKQQKNKADFTDESKNVSKANEGFTFKHSTILENPKETSDLPYQFNDGLPDLRLVQSDVLARLYVSKLKNQKTTKTWEQIQAQSHLNFKTQFSNFLNLTRGIRISTSNLLTTSSHEISLYLVTKLLISPGDKVVVASPGYYISNMTLSDSGAQIITIPVDKDGINTQQLKQICEEHQIRILYLTSNYHYPTTTSLSAKRRMEVLELANRYGFVIIEDDYDFDFHYDNNPVLPLAALDSNERVVYIGSFGRSLPAGFGYGFIAAPSAFIKELEKHQNILEPGIDVIKEQVLTDWIKEGEVHRLSKKNKKIYKERRDNFVLLLKEKLEGKIKFQVPLRGLAIWVEWLDNFNLIQLQKQCAANGLFLPKTVLYQTKNLTATRLGFGHFDPSEMENAVTILRQSLDAIL from the coding sequence ATGGATAGTCCGGTTCAAATTCCTTTTAAAAGTTTCATTCAGCTTAAGCCGGAAGAAACTACCGCTTTGTATTTGCAAATCGTTTTTGAGTTTATAAAAGCGATACAAATTGGCTTACTTCCAGAGGGTACAAAACTTCCGGGAACCCGCATATTATGCAAAGTTTTAGAAGTAAACAGAAACACTTTGATCAAAGCTTTTCAGGATCTCGAATTGCAAGGCTGGATCGAAATTTTGCCCAACAAGGGGACGTTTATATTATCTGAAAAACAACAAAAAAACAAAGCCGATTTTACTGACGAAAGTAAAAATGTTTCAAAAGCAAACGAGGGTTTTACTTTTAAGCATTCTACAATTCTTGAAAATCCAAAAGAAACCAGCGATCTACCGTATCAGTTTAATGATGGTTTACCTGATTTGCGATTGGTACAAAGTGATGTTTTGGCAAGATTGTATGTTTCTAAACTAAAAAACCAAAAAACCACTAAAACCTGGGAACAAATTCAGGCGCAATCGCATTTGAATTTTAAAACCCAGTTTTCTAATTTTTTAAATTTAACGAGAGGAATTCGCATTTCAACCTCGAATTTATTGACTACAAGCAGTCATGAAATTAGTTTGTATCTTGTGACCAAACTACTCATTTCTCCGGGCGATAAAGTGGTGGTGGCTTCTCCGGGATATTATATTTCTAATATGACATTGTCTGACAGTGGCGCACAAATTATCACGATACCTGTTGATAAAGACGGCATCAATACGCAACAGTTAAAACAAATTTGCGAGGAACATCAAATCAGAATTTTGTATTTGACCTCGAATTATCATTATCCAACAACAACTTCACTAAGTGCAAAAAGACGAATGGAAGTTCTGGAACTGGCCAATCGCTACGGATTTGTTATCATAGAAGATGATTACGATTTTGATTTTCATTACGACAATAATCCCGTATTGCCTCTCGCCGCTTTAGATTCAAACGAAAGAGTGGTTTATATTGGATCGTTTGGAAGGTCTCTGCCGGCAGGATTTGGTTACGGATTTATTGCTGCACCATCTGCTTTTATAAAAGAGCTCGAAAAACATCAAAATATTCTCGAGCCCGGAATCGATGTTATAAAAGAACAGGTTTTAACCGATTGGATCAAGGAAGGTGAAGTGCATCGACTTTCGAAAAAAAACAAAAAAATCTACAAAGAACGCAGGGATAATTTTGTTTTATTATTGAAAGAAAAGCTGGAAGGAAAAATCAAATTTCAGGTTCCGTTAAGAGGTTTGGCGATTTGGGTAGAATGGCTGGACAACTTTAATTTGATACAATTGCAGAAACAATGTGCCGCAAATGGATTATTTTTGCCCAAAACAGTTTTATATCAAACCAAAAATCTTACGGCTACCCGTTTAGGTTTCGGACATTTTGATCCATCTGAAATGGAAAATGCCGTAACTATTTTACGACAGTCTCTTGATGCTATTTTATAA
- a CDS encoding Crp/Fnr family transcriptional regulator encodes MEIEQILDLIYPLPELSKLKLQNCVKEVNYPKGHILLRADKIETTIYFIRKGIARAYANRDDNEVTFWFGKEGDTVLSMKSYVANQKGYEDIELLEDCDLYELKSEKIQKLFEEDIHIANWGRKFAEKELVKTEERLISRQFRTATERYKELLTDYPHLIQRVQLGYIASYLGISQVSLSRIRAEIK; translated from the coding sequence ATGGAAATAGAGCAAATTCTTGACCTGATATATCCTCTTCCGGAACTTTCAAAACTAAAACTTCAAAATTGCGTAAAAGAAGTCAATTATCCTAAAGGTCATATTTTATTACGTGCTGATAAAATTGAAACCACTATTTATTTTATTCGAAAAGGAATTGCAAGAGCTTATGCTAATCGGGATGATAACGAGGTTACTTTTTGGTTTGGTAAAGAAGGAGATACGGTTTTATCGATGAAAAGTTATGTAGCCAATCAGAAAGGATATGAAGATATTGAACTTTTGGAAGATTGTGATTTATATGAATTAAAATCTGAAAAAATACAAAAGCTCTTTGAAGAAGACATCCACATTGCCAACTGGGGACGAAAATTTGCTGAAAAAGAACTCGTAAAAACTGAAGAAAGACTGATCTCACGACAGTTTCGTACTGCTACAGAACGCTATAAAGAATTACTTACTGATTATCCGCATTTGATTCAGCGGGTTCAATTAGGATATATTGCCTCTTATTTAGGAATCTCTCAAGTGAGTCTGAGCAGAATTCGAGCCGAAATAAAATAG
- a CDS encoding DMT family transporter, whose amino-acid sequence MNWIILIIAGLFEVGFTLCLGKAKETTGNEMYMWYTGFLISLIVSMGLLMKATQTLPIGTAYAVWTGIGAVGTVLIGILIFKDPANFWRLFFITTLIGSIIGLKAVSH is encoded by the coding sequence ATGAACTGGATTATTTTAATTATTGCCGGCTTATTTGAAGTGGGCTTTACATTGTGTTTAGGAAAAGCAAAAGAAACAACCGGAAACGAAATGTACATGTGGTATACCGGATTTTTAATATCGCTTATTGTGAGTATGGGACTTTTGATGAAAGCGACACAAACTTTACCTATTGGAACCGCTTATGCCGTTTGGACAGGTATTGGAGCGGTTGGAACTGTGTTAATTGGTATTTTAATATTTAAAGATCCTGCTAATTTCTGGCGACTCTTTTTTATTACAACGCTTATTGGCTCTATTATAGGTTTAAAAGCGGTATCACACTAA
- a CDS encoding DUF6642 family protein: MNYEKFIFCLEGVPDVDDDRETLVVKNLEEIAIDQGIASIYKTCDTIEGLEESLNVLLYEDHNFKDYEIIYLVMPGEANTICLHDYYYSLEEIAELFEGKMKGKIIHFANLKVLDLNDEEAQYFLDITGARAISGYGSTYNKIASSSTIDKAFFSLYQDNDDITEVVEELYQKHYALCKLLDFRLYY, encoded by the coding sequence ATGAATTACGAAAAATTCATCTTCTGCCTCGAAGGTGTTCCAGACGTAGACGATGACAGAGAAACTTTAGTGGTAAAGAACTTGGAAGAAATTGCTATTGATCAGGGTATTGCCAGTATTTACAAAACCTGCGATACGATTGAAGGTCTTGAAGAAAGTTTGAATGTATTGCTTTATGAAGATCATAATTTTAAGGATTATGAGATCATTTATCTGGTAATGCCAGGTGAAGCCAATACTATTTGCCTTCATGATTACTATTACAGTCTGGAAGAAATAGCCGAACTTTTTGAAGGGAAGATGAAAGGTAAAATCATTCATTTTGCCAACTTGAAAGTATTGGATTTAAATGACGAAGAAGCTCAATATTTTCTAGACATAACAGGTGCGCGCGCCATTTCAGGTTACGGATCTACTTATAATAAAATTGCCAGTTCCAGCACAATCGATAAAGCCTTTTTTAGTTTGTATCAGGATAATGATGATATCACCGAAGTGGTAGAAGAATTGTATCAAAAACATTATGCTTTGTGCAAATTGCTCGATTTTAGATTGTATTATTGA
- a CDS encoding AraC family transcriptional regulator, translated as MRAKTIEKIKTYSPTGFREKFLGEDNPIHLLFKSNSDHFFCLEIEDMMQMQHPVPPSKHSCHTLIFISSGQHVMKLGYQEYTSTDNEIIVIPAGQIFSLENINNIHKGYICQFHPDILIGKYGSREMINEFDFMKISGNPKITLDVNDVTDITAILKRLHKEYSETSTANLNIVQSYLITLFYEMNKNSVKSAKSISAAEVITNKFKELIYTNIKTHHQVNYYASLLNVTPNHLNKSVKAITNKTAATWIDETILLEAKYLLFQTSLSISEIAMQVGHEDHSYFSRFFKKYEGITPIQYRKLIDKS; from the coding sequence ATGAGAGCAAAGACAATTGAGAAAATAAAAACCTATAGTCCAACAGGATTTCGCGAGAAGTTTCTGGGAGAAGACAATCCTATTCATTTGCTTTTCAAATCAAATTCGGATCATTTTTTCTGTCTTGAAATTGAGGACATGATGCAAATGCAGCATCCTGTTCCACCTTCTAAACATTCTTGTCATACCTTAATTTTTATTTCCTCAGGTCAACATGTTATGAAATTGGGCTATCAGGAATATACCAGTACCGATAACGAAATTATTGTGATACCGGCTGGACAAATTTTCTCACTTGAAAATATTAATAATATACACAAAGGCTATATATGCCAATTTCATCCCGATATTTTAATTGGAAAATACGGCAGCCGCGAAATGATTAATGAATTTGATTTTATGAAAATTTCCGGCAACCCGAAAATCACGCTGGATGTTAACGATGTTACTGATATTACAGCCATACTGAAGCGACTTCACAAAGAATACTCTGAAACCTCGACCGCAAATCTAAATATCGTGCAATCGTATTTGATTACACTGTTTTACGAAATGAATAAAAATTCGGTTAAAAGTGCTAAAAGTATTTCGGCTGCTGAAGTGATTACCAATAAGTTTAAAGAGCTTATTTATACCAATATCAAAACACATCATCAAGTCAATTATTATGCTTCTTTACTCAATGTTACCCCAAATCATTTGAATAAATCTGTCAAGGCCATCACAAACAAAACCGCAGCCACATGGATTGACGAAACCATTTTGTTAGAAGCCAAATATTTACTCTTTCAAACCTCTCTTTCTATAAGCGAAATTGCAATGCAGGTAGGACATGAGGATCATTCTTACTTTAGTAGGTTTTTTAAAAAATATGAAGGAATCACTCCTATCCAGTATCGAAAATTGATTGATAAATCCTAA
- a CDS encoding pentapeptide repeat-containing protein yields the protein MDTALHQNKTFDTIDYSDQKLSDNEFVNCEFINCNFSKSDFSSIDFLDCTFKNCNLSLSVLKNTGLKNIKFIGCKLMGLDFSASNSFLFSMSFQDCLLDYSTFIYKKLKKTNFIDCSLKDVDFSNTDLSLAVFKNCDLANATFQDCTLERTDFRSSRNYAFDPSENKIKRTKVSHAALAGLLEKFDLDIE from the coding sequence ATGGATACTGCATTGCACCAGAACAAAACTTTTGACACTATTGATTACTCTGATCAAAAACTATCTGATAACGAATTCGTAAACTGCGAGTTTATCAATTGTAACTTTTCTAAAAGTGATTTTAGTTCTATCGATTTTCTGGATTGTACTTTCAAAAACTGCAATCTCTCGCTTTCTGTTCTTAAAAATACAGGATTAAAAAACATTAAATTTATCGGCTGCAAATTAATGGGACTCGATTTCAGTGCCAGTAATAGTTTTTTATTTTCGATGTCCTTTCAAGATTGTCTTTTGGACTATTCGACTTTTATTTATAAAAAATTAAAGAAGACAAACTTCATCGATTGCTCGCTAAAGGATGTCGATTTCTCGAATACTGATTTGTCTTTAGCTGTATTTAAAAATTGTGATCTTGCCAATGCTACTTTTCAGGATTGTACTTTAGAAAGAACAGATTTTAGAAGTTCGCGCAATTATGCCTTTGATCCCTCTGAAAATAAAATAAAAAGAACTAAAGTATCTCATGCCGCACTTGCCGGATTATTAGAAAAATTTGATCTGGATATTGAATAA